The Clostridiaceae bacterium genome contains the following window.
CATAAACTGGAATAAACCGCTTAACCTTGGCGTATACAAATATGGAGGTAGCACTGATAATAACGTTGTTGGCATTTCAGGCAAGCTGGACGCTGAAGATAACGGCTGTATGCCATCGCCTACTGTAATAAAAGACATGAAGGAACCAGATCCAAATAAACGCTACAAGATGATAGCTTTCAACGGCATTTCCACCCTTGCAGAGGGATGCTATGTGTTGTACACCTCACCTGACGGTATACTCTGGGACTATCAGGGGGAGATTATGTACGGGCTGGATGTGGTAACAGTAGCCTATGATGAGGTAAATTCCCAGTATATTGCCATGTTTAAGAATCCTGTGAATTCAAAGCGTACACACAGTATGGCGGTCAGCAATGATCTAATAAATTGGAATGAACCAGTGAGAATGTTTTCAGTGGCTACGCCCCTTGATTCTCTGGGAGTGCTGCGGGCGGACAGCTACGGTGCGGGGCTTTACCCGTTGGGTGACTCTTATGTTGGGTTCGATTGGAGATTTCTAATCACCCAGGGAACAATGTACGGTATTAACGATGTGATGCTAATGTTTTCCAGGGATCTTACTGAGGACTGGCAACGCCCATTTGCAGAGCCGATAATCCCCCTGGGCGAGGTTGGTGAATTCGACTCTCACCTTATTTACACTGCATCCTACCCCATTCGCGTAGGGAATGAAACCTGGCTTTACTACGGCGGCTGGAACGGTGACCACGGCACTAGCAACAGAAGTTCTGAAATAGGTATAGCAAAATGGAGATTAAACGGTTTTGCCTCTCTTGATTGTGGTTCAGAAGAAGGAGTTATTACAACGTCATTTCTTATTTTCAATGGTAGTACACTGCATGTCAATGCAAAGGTTGAAAGTGGAGGCTATATAAAAGTTGAGCTTCTCGATGAGAATGATAATGTTATTCAAGGCTTTGAAAAAGACAGTTGTACAGCTATTGAGGGTGATCAGGTTGATCATATTGTAAGGTGGGGCGGAAAAATCAATTTGATAAATCTTGAGGGACAGACCATAAAGATTAGATTCTACTGTAAAAACAGTGAGTTGTATTCCTTTGAATTTAAGGAAATGCAATATATACCTGATACTGTAGCAGTTGAGACAGATAAGGAAGCATTGACGGAAGAGCTCATTAGAGGAAATAATGCAAATCTTGACAACGTAACTGAAGACCTTAACCTGATTACCAGCATACCTGGTGGAGCAGGCTGTACCATTAGCTGGACTTCCAGCAATGAAGCAGTTATTGCTCCTGATGGAAAGGTTACAAGGCTGGAATCAGGAGATGAAGTCGTAACATTAACAGCAACTATTACTAAAGGTTCTGCAAGTGATACTAAAGAATTTACTATTAATGTAAAACAGAAGGAAAAAGATTACATTCTTGAAATAGGGGATGAAAATACCGGTGGTGCAGGATATATCCGTACAATCACCATAAGAGGAACCAAAGCCGATGATCT
Protein-coding sequences here:
- a CDS encoding glycoside hydrolase family 32 protein, with translation MAVSQVAGMKGQYTDGIKGISIETFGLGEGGVRSSMLNTVEPEKRYEASIKARTDVEGYIFNLEFWDENFAYLGGNSTVISGDAWTEYKVRAQAPQGSAFMSISLSCRQDTHGKAYIDEASIVPVVKDIGSNTQLLIDDYIIESSSNITRTFHKAQKIPGVIKAEYPWEGGKPYLYGSVLYDEEEQIYKMWYQVTGYRVCYATSADGINWNKPLNLGVYKYGGSTDNNVVGISGKLDAEDNGCMPSPTVIKDMKEPDPNKRYKMIAFNGISTLAEGCYVLYTSPDGILWDYQGEIMYGLDVVTVAYDEVNSQYIAMFKNPVNSKRTHSMAVSNDLINWNEPVRMFSVATPLDSLGVLRADSYGAGLYPLGDSYVGFDWRFLITQGTMYGINDVMLMFSRDLTEDWQRPFAEPIIPLGEVGEFDSHLIYTASYPIRVGNETWLYYGGWNGDHGTSNRSSEIGIAKWRLNGFASLDCGSEEGVITTSFLIFNGSTLHVNAKVESGGYIKVELLDENDNVIQGFEKDSCTAIEGDQVDHIVRWGGKINLINLEGQTIKIRFYCKNSELYSFEFKEMQYIPDTVAVETDKEALTEELIRGNNANLDNVTEDLNLITSIPGGAGCTISWTSSNEAVIAPDGKVTRLESGDEVVTLTATITKGSASDTKEFTINVKQKEKDYILEIGDENTGGAGYIRTITIRGTKADDLTGKYLVVQFTEGTGVNANVTLIMMSALSREATVSYQVEGTRVEAWLASGMPDLLGEDMGVTVYAYVSTN